Proteins encoded together in one Mercenaria mercenaria strain notata chromosome 18, MADL_Memer_1, whole genome shotgun sequence window:
- the LOC123538005 gene encoding fucolectin-like, which translates to MWPLECTRIGATNVALLGKQTVMSSVINGFYGAKGVDGNTNQEFNEGTCFITDPGTQHTGTLNPWWRVDLGALYHIVNVTFFNRIDGCGTVGCGYRASNLRLSMGTSLETINVVGTVPGQIEDIHTFSFPESKQARYVQVTLEGQKKILHLCEVQVFGFPRLQGRTIDLQQVS; encoded by the exons ATGTGGCCACTAGAATGTactagaa TTGGTGCAACAAATGTTGCCCTACTAGGGAAACAGACTGTCATGTCAAGCGTAATTAACGGTTTCTATGGAGCTAAAGGCGTAGATGGCAATACTAACCAAGAATTTAACGAAGGTACTTGCTTTATTACTGACCCTGGCACACAACACACAGGCACACTGAACCCATGGTGGCGAGTCGATCTTGGAGCTTTGTATCATATTgtcaatgtaacatttttcaatcGCATTGATGGATGCGGGACTGTTGGATGCG GTTATCGGGCTAGTAACTTGAGGTTGAGTATGGGGACGTCACTGGAGACTATAAATGTTGTTGGCACCGTGCCAGGTCAGATTGAAGATATTCATACGTTCAGTTTCCCCGAGAGTAAACAAGCAAGATACGTTCAAGTGACACTTGAAGGACAAAAAAAGATTCTACATCTTTGCGAAGTACAAGTGTTTGGATTTCCAA ga